Proteins from a single region of Nomascus leucogenys isolate Asia chromosome 2, Asia_NLE_v1, whole genome shotgun sequence:
- the IGIP gene encoding IgA-inducing protein homolog, with the protein MCSYYHMKKRSVSGCNITIFAVMFSHLSAGNSPCGNQANVLCISRLEFVQYQS; encoded by the coding sequence atgtgcagttatTATCACATGAAGAAACGCAGTGTGTCGGGCTGTAATATTACCATATTTGCTGTCATGTTCTCCCATCTCAGTGCTGGGAACTCACCATGTGGAAACCAAGCAAACGTGTTGTGCATCAGCCGGCTTGAGTTTGTTCAATATCAAAGCTGA
- the PURA gene encoding transcriptional activator protein Pur-alpha → MADRDSGSEQGGAALGSGGSLGHPGSGSGSGGGGGGGGGGGGSGGGGGGAPGGLQHETQELASKRVDIQNKRFYLDVKQNAKGRFLKIAEVGAGGNKSRLTLSMSVAVEFRDYLGDFIEHYAQLGPSQPPDLAQAQDEPRRALKSEFLVRENRKYYMDLKENQRGRFLRIRQTVNRGPGLGSTQGQTIALPAQGLIEFRDALAKLIDDYGVEEEPAELPEGTSLTVDNKRFFFDVGSNKYGVFMRVSEVKPTYRNSITVPYKVWAKFGHTFCKYSEEMKKIQEKQREKRAACEQLHQQQQQQQEETAAATLLLQGEEEGEED, encoded by the coding sequence ATGGCGGACCGAGACAGCGGCAGCGAGCAGGGTGGTGCGGCGCTGGGCTCGGGCGGCTCCCTGGGGCACCCCGGCTCGGGCTCAGGCTCCGGCGGGGGCGGTGGtggcggcgggggcggcggcggcagtggtggcggcggcggcggggcccCAGGGGGGCTGCAGCACGAGACGCAGGAGCTGGCCTCCAAGCGGGTGGACATCCAGAACAAGCGCTTCTACCTGGACGTGAAGCAGAACGCCAAGGGCCGCTTCCTGAAGATCGCCGAGGTGGGCGCGGGCGGCAACAAGAGCCGCCTTACTCTCTCCATGTCAGTGGCCGTGGAGTTCCGCGACTACCTGGGCGACTTCATCGAGCACTACGCGCAGCTGGGCCCCAGCCAGCCGCCGGACCTGGCCCAGGCGCAGGACGAGCCGCGCCGGGCGCTCAAGAGCGAGTTCCTGGTGCGCGAGAACCGCAAGTACTACATGGATCTCAAGGAGAACCAGCGCGGCCGCTTCCTGCGCATCCGCCAGACGGTCAACCGGGGGCCTGGCCTGGGCTCCACGCAGGGCCAGACCATTGCGCTGCCCGCGCAGGGGCTCATCGAGTTCCGTGACGCTCTGGCCAAGCTCATCGACGACTACGGAGTGGAGGAGGAGCCGGCCGAGCTGCCCGAGGGCACCTCCTTGACTGTGGACAACAAGCGCTTCTTCTTCGATGTGGGCTCCAACAAGTACGGCGTGTTTATGCGAGTGAGCGAGGTGAAGCCCACCTACCGCAACTCCATCACCGTGCCCTACAAGGTGTGGGCCAAGTTCGGACACACCTTCTGCAAGTACTCGGAGGAGATGAAGAAGATTCaagagaagcagagggagaagCGGGCTGCCTGTGAGCAGCTCcaccagcagcaacagcagcagcaggaggagacCGCCGCTGCCACCCTGCTACTGCAGGgtgaggaagaaggggaagaagattGA